From Arcobacter arenosus:
TTTTAGATTATATTTGTTTCCACTTTTGTGGCCCAGTTGTATGAATAGAATTACCCTCTGTATCAACTGCAACAGTAACAGGCATATCTTTTACTTCAAACTCGTAAATAGCTTCCATTCCCATCTCTTCAAATGCTAAAGTTTTAGCACCTTTAATAGATTGAGAAATTAA
This genomic window contains:
- a CDS encoding fumarate hydratase C-terminal domain-containing protein → PTTSTRMDKFTKDMMEIGIMGMIGKAERKQPTIDLIKEYKSMYLIATGGAAYLISQSIKGAKTLAFEEMGMEAIYEFEVKDMPVTVAVDTEGNSIHTTGPQKWKQI